In Tachysurus vachellii isolate PV-2020 chromosome 3, HZAU_Pvac_v1, whole genome shotgun sequence, one genomic interval encodes:
- the phactr4a gene encoding phosphatase and actin regulator 4A isoform X6 — protein sequence MDEADHAVDQGTVSDDDADDQQNSTTGNDKPDTGRETPPSKQKGKFSNLGKIFKPWKWRKKKESSEKFKETSEVLERKISMRRPRQELIDKGVLKEISENESHNVKAPSVNNGHTLPVAGDQGPNAGSEVKSRSHGEDRKSGLVPEPERRSRIPSDVTRNRQPLDVDARTRIPSDSEKRERDEARYRERRDENRDRRDDREERGRRDDKEDRERRDRREERDSRAEWREERERREKREEKRDGRVEKDARADRDQKKDDRDRDERERREDRERRELKERRDDHNRKEETLRRDDRDRRPESERRDDRERKDDKERRESCERNEEQDRKEDITRKDVRKPEMPKLIRPQSEMDMRSRVQSNSSDVVQKTRPVSEVEQRSTLPRYIHTQDDPRARTGSVGVRFTPVPELKEQQPTAKQAILPPKWLMSSTESGQASSSSSSSSSLSSTSSSSAPPIAKPPPRTVSLLVDDSSRHSSLPVVLIRNQDNPPTVLDHPAIPAPAAAPAPIPTPAPAAPSTTPDAPVHAKMPPVPPPKPTNRNSTLALQATTLPRHGKAQTPLYWTSKRRQNEHGTLSSLPSYPHHPQPHPGAPAIEALHDGDAPQPLVVSNPISAKRSPPIPPARTTPINKRNSGDISSNQGEPPARSSSPNPPPSQSEDSKHPSYTATVVSPPPSHIPPSPPGINVDPPSPTTEPPSQPPSIPLHILIQRALTSPGPVHPSPEGNQRAHSLLFETPPEIVVETSGRRSLPVTIEPLRLPEDDDFDMEEELQKLHPPPPQTFPPELEAGSRRGLVGDTMVIFEDSDSEREDDNDSDGPILYRDDEEDDDDEDVPMTGLAGKVKRKDTLALKLEKQQEKEEKQGQEDSTWKSREQWEAMRNKIGSTLTRRLSQRPTQQELEQRNILLAKNEADRRAERSEIKRRLTRKLSQRPTVAELQARKILRFHEYVECTHAEDYDRRADKPWTKLTPADKAAIRKELNEFKSSEMEVHEDSRIYTRFHRP from the exons ATGGATGAAGCGGATCATGCTGTAGACCAGGGAACTGTGTCAG atGATGACGCCGATGACCAGCAGAACAGCACAACAGGGAACGACAAACCGGACACCGGCAGAGAGACGCCTCCATCCAAACAGAAGGGGAAGTTCTCCAACCTGGGCAAGATCTTTAAACCCTGGAAATggagaaagaagaaggaaagcAGCGAGAAGTTCAAGGAGACATCAGAGG TTCTGGAGAGGAAGATCTCGATGAGGAGACCCCGGCAGGAGCTGATAGACAAAGGAGTACTAAAGGAGATCTCTGAGAATG AGAGTCATAATGTGAAAGCGCCCTCCGTAAACAACGGTCATACGCTGCCTGTAGCCGGTGACCAGGGGCCCAACGCAGGATCAGAGGTCAAGAGCAGGTCACACGGCGAGGACCGAAAGAGTGGTTTGGTACCAGAACCTGAGCGACGAAGCCGAATACCATCAGATGTGACCCGTAACCGGCAGCCTCTAGACGTGGACGCTCGCACGCGCATCCCGTCAGATTCTgagaaacgagagagagacgagGCACGGTACCGTGAACGGAGGGACGAAAACCGAGACCGAAGGGACGATAGAGAGGAGCGAGGGAGAAGGGACGACAAAGAAGACCGGGAGAGGCGAGATAGGCGAGAAGAACGGGATTCCAGAGCAGAGTGGAGAGAAGAACGAGAACGaagggagaagagagaagagaagagagacgGCAGAGTAGAGAAAGACGCGAGAGCGGACAGGGACCAAAAAAAGGATGACCGGGATCGGGAcgaaagagaaaggagagaggacAGGGAAAGGAGAGAGTTAAAAGAAAGGAGGGACGATCACAATCGAAAGGAAGAAACTCTTCGGCGGGACGACAGAGACCGGAGGCCTGAAAGCGAGAGGAGAGATGACCGAGAAAGGAAAGATGACAAGGAGAGAAGAGAGTCGTGTGAAAGGAACGAGGAGCAAGACAGAAAAGAGGACATTACGAGGAAAGATGTGAGGAAGCCTGAGATGCCAAAGCTGATCAGGCCTCAGTCTGAGATGGATATGAGGAGCCGTGTGCAAAGCAACTCGTCTGACGTGGTCCAGAAAACCCGACCCGTCTCTGAAGTTGAGCAAAGGAGCACACTGCCAcgatacatacacactcaggatGACCCCAGGGCACGCACAG GATCTGTGGGTGTGCGCTTCACTCCTGTCCCCGAGTTAAAGGAGCAGCAGCCTACAGCCAAACAGGCCATACTTCCCCCAAAATGGCTGATGTCCTCCACCGAATCTGGTCaggcttcatcttcatcatcttcctcctcctcactgTCGTCgacatcttcatcttcagctcCACCCATTGCTAAGCCCCCTCCTCGCACTGTGTCTCTGTTGGTGGACGACTCGTCTCGACATAGTTCCTTACCAGTCGTTTTGATACGAAACCAGGACAACCCACCTACTGTCCTTGATCATCCTGCTATTCCTGCCCCAgctgctgctcctgctcctATTCCTACTCCCGCTCCTGCTGCCCCGTCCACCACCCCTGATGCCCCAGTACATGCTAAAATGCCACCTGTTCCCCCGCCCAAACCCACCAACCGTAACAGTACGTTAGCACTGCAAG CCACAACATTACCCAGGCACGGTAAAGCTCAGACTCCTCTGTACTGGACCAGCAAGAGACGACAGAATGAACATGGTACTTTGTCCTCTCTACCCAGCTATCCCCATCACCCTCAGCCTCATCCAGGTGCCCCTGCCATTGAGGCTCTTCATGACG GAGATGCACCCCAACCCCTGGTAGTCTCAAACCCGATTTCTGCAAAGCGCTCTCCTCCCATTCCGCCAGCTAGGACAACGCCGATCAACAAACGCAACTCAGGGGACATCTCATCCAATCAGGGTGAGCCTCCTGCCAGAAGTTCTTCCCCTAACCCTCCTCCCTCCCAGTCAGAGGATAGCAAACACCCCAGCTATACAGCTACAGTGGTGTCTCCTCCACCTTCCCATATCCCTCCATCTCCACCTGGCATCAACGTTGATCCTCCGAGCCCTACCACTGAGCCGCCGAGCCAGCCTCCATCCATACCTCTGCACATCCTGATCCAGCGTGCACTTACCAGCCCTGGACCAGTCCACCCCAGCCCAGAAGGCAACCAGAGAGCTCACTCTCTGCTGTTTGAGACACCACCTGAGATTGTAGTCGAGACGAGCGGACGACGTTCTCTTCCTGTCACCATCGAGCCACTCAGACT GCCTGAGGATGATGATTTCGACATGGAGGAAGAACTACAAAAGCTGCACCCTCCTCCACCCCAGACCTTCCCACCGGAGCTGGAGGCCGGGAGCAGGCGGGGGTTAGTGGGAGACACCATGGTCATCTTCGAGGACTCGGACAGTGAGCGAGAGGACGACAACGACTCAGACGGGCCCATTCTCTACAGAGACGACGAAGAGGATGACGACGACGAAGATGTGCCCATGA CCGGTCTGGCAGGCAAAGTGAAACGGAAGGACACTCTGGCTCTAAAGCTGGAGAAACAGCAGGAAAAGGAGGAGAAGCAGGGGCAAGAGGACAGCACCTGGAAGAGCCGGGAGCAATGGGAGGCGATGCGTAACAAGATTGGCTCCACCCTCACACG GCGTTTGAGTCAGAGACCAACGCAACAAGAACTTGAGCAAAGAAACATTCTGCTAG CCAAGAATGAGGCAGACAGACGAGCTGAGCGAAGCGAGATCAAACGCAGACTTACAAGAAAG TTGTCTCAAAGGCCCACAGTAGCAGAGCTCCAGGCCAGAAAGATTCTCCGTTTCCACGAGTATGTGGAGTGCACACATGCTGAAGACTACGACCGGCGTGCAGATAAACCCTGGACTAAACTCACACCCGCTGACAAG GCTGCCATCAGAAAGGAGCTGAATGAGTTTAAGAGTTCAGAGATGGAGGTCCATGAGGACAGCAGGATATACACCAG GTTTCATCGGCCTTAG
- the phactr4a gene encoding phosphatase and actin regulator 4A isoform X7, with protein MEKRDDDADDQQNSTTGNDKPDTGRETPPSKQKGKFSNLGKIFKPWKWRKKKESSEKFKETSEVLERKISMRRPRQELIDKGVLKEISENESHNVKAPSVNNGHTLPVAGDQGPNAGSEVKSRSHGEDRKSGLVPEPERRSRIPSDVTRNRQPLDVDARTRIPSDSEKRERDEARYRERRDENRDRRDDREERGRRDDKEDRERRDRREERDSRAEWREERERREKREEKRDGRVEKDARADRDQKKDDRDRDERERREDRERRELKERRDDHNRKEETLRRDDRDRRPESERRDDRERKDDKERRESCERNEEQDRKEDITRKDVRKPEMPKLIRPQSEMDMRSRVQSNSSDVVQKTRPVSEVEQRSTLPRYIHTQDDPRARTGSVGVRFTPVPELKEQQPTAKQAILPPKWLMSSTESGQASSSSSSSSSLSSTSSSSAPPIAKPPPRTVSLLVDDSSRHSSLPVVLIRNQDNPPTVLDHPAIPAPAAAPAPIPTPAPAAPSTTPDAPVHAKMPPVPPPKPTNRNSTLALQATTLPRHGKAQTPLYWTSKRRQNEHGTLSSLPSYPHHPQPHPGAPAIEALHDGDAPQPLVVSNPISAKRSPPIPPARTTPINKRNSGDISSNQGEPPARSSSPNPPPSQSEDSKHPSYTATVVSPPPSHIPPSPPGINVDPPSPTTEPPSQPPSIPLHILIQRALTSPGPVHPSPEGNQRAHSLLFETPPEIVVETSGRRSLPVTIEPLRLPEDDDFDMEEELQKLHPPPPQTFPPELEAGSRRGLVGDTMVIFEDSDSEREDDNDSDGPILYRDDEEDDDDEDVPMTGLAGKVKRKDTLALKLEKQQEKEEKQGQEDSTWKSREQWEAMRNKIGSTLTRRLSQRPTQQELEQRNILLAKNEADRRAERSEIKRRLTRKLSQRPTVAELQARKILRFHEYVECTHAEDYDRRADKPWTKLTPADKAAIRKELNEFKSSEMEVHEDSRIYTRFHRP; from the exons ATGGAAAAGCGAG atGATGACGCCGATGACCAGCAGAACAGCACAACAGGGAACGACAAACCGGACACCGGCAGAGAGACGCCTCCATCCAAACAGAAGGGGAAGTTCTCCAACCTGGGCAAGATCTTTAAACCCTGGAAATggagaaagaagaaggaaagcAGCGAGAAGTTCAAGGAGACATCAGAGG TTCTGGAGAGGAAGATCTCGATGAGGAGACCCCGGCAGGAGCTGATAGACAAAGGAGTACTAAAGGAGATCTCTGAGAATG AGAGTCATAATGTGAAAGCGCCCTCCGTAAACAACGGTCATACGCTGCCTGTAGCCGGTGACCAGGGGCCCAACGCAGGATCAGAGGTCAAGAGCAGGTCACACGGCGAGGACCGAAAGAGTGGTTTGGTACCAGAACCTGAGCGACGAAGCCGAATACCATCAGATGTGACCCGTAACCGGCAGCCTCTAGACGTGGACGCTCGCACGCGCATCCCGTCAGATTCTgagaaacgagagagagacgagGCACGGTACCGTGAACGGAGGGACGAAAACCGAGACCGAAGGGACGATAGAGAGGAGCGAGGGAGAAGGGACGACAAAGAAGACCGGGAGAGGCGAGATAGGCGAGAAGAACGGGATTCCAGAGCAGAGTGGAGAGAAGAACGAGAACGaagggagaagagagaagagaagagagacgGCAGAGTAGAGAAAGACGCGAGAGCGGACAGGGACCAAAAAAAGGATGACCGGGATCGGGAcgaaagagaaaggagagaggacAGGGAAAGGAGAGAGTTAAAAGAAAGGAGGGACGATCACAATCGAAAGGAAGAAACTCTTCGGCGGGACGACAGAGACCGGAGGCCTGAAAGCGAGAGGAGAGATGACCGAGAAAGGAAAGATGACAAGGAGAGAAGAGAGTCGTGTGAAAGGAACGAGGAGCAAGACAGAAAAGAGGACATTACGAGGAAAGATGTGAGGAAGCCTGAGATGCCAAAGCTGATCAGGCCTCAGTCTGAGATGGATATGAGGAGCCGTGTGCAAAGCAACTCGTCTGACGTGGTCCAGAAAACCCGACCCGTCTCTGAAGTTGAGCAAAGGAGCACACTGCCAcgatacatacacactcaggatGACCCCAGGGCACGCACAG GATCTGTGGGTGTGCGCTTCACTCCTGTCCCCGAGTTAAAGGAGCAGCAGCCTACAGCCAAACAGGCCATACTTCCCCCAAAATGGCTGATGTCCTCCACCGAATCTGGTCaggcttcatcttcatcatcttcctcctcctcactgTCGTCgacatcttcatcttcagctcCACCCATTGCTAAGCCCCCTCCTCGCACTGTGTCTCTGTTGGTGGACGACTCGTCTCGACATAGTTCCTTACCAGTCGTTTTGATACGAAACCAGGACAACCCACCTACTGTCCTTGATCATCCTGCTATTCCTGCCCCAgctgctgctcctgctcctATTCCTACTCCCGCTCCTGCTGCCCCGTCCACCACCCCTGATGCCCCAGTACATGCTAAAATGCCACCTGTTCCCCCGCCCAAACCCACCAACCGTAACAGTACGTTAGCACTGCAAG CCACAACATTACCCAGGCACGGTAAAGCTCAGACTCCTCTGTACTGGACCAGCAAGAGACGACAGAATGAACATGGTACTTTGTCCTCTCTACCCAGCTATCCCCATCACCCTCAGCCTCATCCAGGTGCCCCTGCCATTGAGGCTCTTCATGACG GAGATGCACCCCAACCCCTGGTAGTCTCAAACCCGATTTCTGCAAAGCGCTCTCCTCCCATTCCGCCAGCTAGGACAACGCCGATCAACAAACGCAACTCAGGGGACATCTCATCCAATCAGGGTGAGCCTCCTGCCAGAAGTTCTTCCCCTAACCCTCCTCCCTCCCAGTCAGAGGATAGCAAACACCCCAGCTATACAGCTACAGTGGTGTCTCCTCCACCTTCCCATATCCCTCCATCTCCACCTGGCATCAACGTTGATCCTCCGAGCCCTACCACTGAGCCGCCGAGCCAGCCTCCATCCATACCTCTGCACATCCTGATCCAGCGTGCACTTACCAGCCCTGGACCAGTCCACCCCAGCCCAGAAGGCAACCAGAGAGCTCACTCTCTGCTGTTTGAGACACCACCTGAGATTGTAGTCGAGACGAGCGGACGACGTTCTCTTCCTGTCACCATCGAGCCACTCAGACT GCCTGAGGATGATGATTTCGACATGGAGGAAGAACTACAAAAGCTGCACCCTCCTCCACCCCAGACCTTCCCACCGGAGCTGGAGGCCGGGAGCAGGCGGGGGTTAGTGGGAGACACCATGGTCATCTTCGAGGACTCGGACAGTGAGCGAGAGGACGACAACGACTCAGACGGGCCCATTCTCTACAGAGACGACGAAGAGGATGACGACGACGAAGATGTGCCCATGA CCGGTCTGGCAGGCAAAGTGAAACGGAAGGACACTCTGGCTCTAAAGCTGGAGAAACAGCAGGAAAAGGAGGAGAAGCAGGGGCAAGAGGACAGCACCTGGAAGAGCCGGGAGCAATGGGAGGCGATGCGTAACAAGATTGGCTCCACCCTCACACG GCGTTTGAGTCAGAGACCAACGCAACAAGAACTTGAGCAAAGAAACATTCTGCTAG CCAAGAATGAGGCAGACAGACGAGCTGAGCGAAGCGAGATCAAACGCAGACTTACAAGAAAG TTGTCTCAAAGGCCCACAGTAGCAGAGCTCCAGGCCAGAAAGATTCTCCGTTTCCACGAGTATGTGGAGTGCACACATGCTGAAGACTACGACCGGCGTGCAGATAAACCCTGGACTAAACTCACACCCGCTGACAAG GCTGCCATCAGAAAGGAGCTGAATGAGTTTAAGAGTTCAGAGATGGAGGTCCATGAGGACAGCAGGATATACACCAG GTTTCATCGGCCTTAG
- the phactr4a gene encoding phosphatase and actin regulator 4A isoform X4 — protein MKARQIRKQTEDYEQAKRLGLLLKFNRWLQKRREDKKQTCFYPPCLGPGSMGQGASTQAHTHHSTISTDDDADDQQNSTTGNDKPDTGRETPPSKQKGKFSNLGKIFKPWKWRKKKESSEKFKETSEESHNVKAPSVNNGHTLPVAGDQGPNAGSEVKSRSHGEDRKSGLVPEPERRSRIPSDVTRNRQPLDVDARTRIPSDSEKRERDEARYRERRDENRDRRDDREERGRRDDKEDRERRDRREERDSRAEWREERERREKREEKRDGRVEKDARADRDQKKDDRDRDERERREDRERRELKERRDDHNRKEETLRRDDRDRRPESERRDDRERKDDKERRESCERNEEQDRKEDITRKDVRKPEMPKLIRPQSEMDMRSRVQSNSSDVVQKTRPVSEVEQRSTLPRYIHTQDDPRARTGSVGVRFTPVPELKEQQPTAKQAILPPKWLMSSTESGQASSSSSSSSSLSSTSSSSAPPIAKPPPRTVSLLVDDSSRHSSLPVVLIRNQDNPPTVLDHPAIPAPAAAPAPIPTPAPAAPSTTPDAPVHAKMPPVPPPKPTNRNSTLALQATTLPRHGKAQTPLYWTSKRRQNEHGTLSSLPSYPHHPQPHPGAPAIEALHDGDAPQPLVVSNPISAKRSPPIPPARTTPINKRNSGDISSNQGEPPARSSSPNPPPSQSEDSKHPSYTATVVSPPPSHIPPSPPGINVDPPSPTTEPPSQPPSIPLHILIQRALTSPGPVHPSPEGNQRAHSLLFETPPEIVVETSGRRSLPVTIEPLRLPEDDDFDMEEELQKLHPPPPQTFPPELEAGSRRGLVGDTMVIFEDSDSEREDDNDSDGPILYRDDEEDDDDEDVPMTGLAGKVKRKDTLALKLEKQQEKEEKQGQEDSTWKSREQWEAMRNKIGSTLTRRLSQRPTQQELEQRNILLAKNEADRRAERSEIKRRLTRKLSQRPTVAELQARKILRFHEYVECTHAEDYDRRADKPWTKLTPADKAAIRKELNEFKSSEMEVHEDSRIYTRFHRP, from the exons ATGAAGGCACGACAGATAAGGAAACAAACAGAGGACTACGAGCAAGCCAAGCGGCTTGGGTTACTGTTAAAGTTCAATCGCTGGCtacagaaaaggagagaggatAAGAAGCAGACGTGTTTTTACCCTCCCTGCCTCGGGCCTGGGAGCATGGGACAGGGAGCTAGCActcaggctcacacacaccactctacTATTAGTacag atGATGACGCCGATGACCAGCAGAACAGCACAACAGGGAACGACAAACCGGACACCGGCAGAGAGACGCCTCCATCCAAACAGAAGGGGAAGTTCTCCAACCTGGGCAAGATCTTTAAACCCTGGAAATggagaaagaagaaggaaagcAGCGAGAAGTTCAAGGAGACATCAGAGG AGAGTCATAATGTGAAAGCGCCCTCCGTAAACAACGGTCATACGCTGCCTGTAGCCGGTGACCAGGGGCCCAACGCAGGATCAGAGGTCAAGAGCAGGTCACACGGCGAGGACCGAAAGAGTGGTTTGGTACCAGAACCTGAGCGACGAAGCCGAATACCATCAGATGTGACCCGTAACCGGCAGCCTCTAGACGTGGACGCTCGCACGCGCATCCCGTCAGATTCTgagaaacgagagagagacgagGCACGGTACCGTGAACGGAGGGACGAAAACCGAGACCGAAGGGACGATAGAGAGGAGCGAGGGAGAAGGGACGACAAAGAAGACCGGGAGAGGCGAGATAGGCGAGAAGAACGGGATTCCAGAGCAGAGTGGAGAGAAGAACGAGAACGaagggagaagagagaagagaagagagacgGCAGAGTAGAGAAAGACGCGAGAGCGGACAGGGACCAAAAAAAGGATGACCGGGATCGGGAcgaaagagaaaggagagaggacAGGGAAAGGAGAGAGTTAAAAGAAAGGAGGGACGATCACAATCGAAAGGAAGAAACTCTTCGGCGGGACGACAGAGACCGGAGGCCTGAAAGCGAGAGGAGAGATGACCGAGAAAGGAAAGATGACAAGGAGAGAAGAGAGTCGTGTGAAAGGAACGAGGAGCAAGACAGAAAAGAGGACATTACGAGGAAAGATGTGAGGAAGCCTGAGATGCCAAAGCTGATCAGGCCTCAGTCTGAGATGGATATGAGGAGCCGTGTGCAAAGCAACTCGTCTGACGTGGTCCAGAAAACCCGACCCGTCTCTGAAGTTGAGCAAAGGAGCACACTGCCAcgatacatacacactcaggatGACCCCAGGGCACGCACAG GATCTGTGGGTGTGCGCTTCACTCCTGTCCCCGAGTTAAAGGAGCAGCAGCCTACAGCCAAACAGGCCATACTTCCCCCAAAATGGCTGATGTCCTCCACCGAATCTGGTCaggcttcatcttcatcatcttcctcctcctcactgTCGTCgacatcttcatcttcagctcCACCCATTGCTAAGCCCCCTCCTCGCACTGTGTCTCTGTTGGTGGACGACTCGTCTCGACATAGTTCCTTACCAGTCGTTTTGATACGAAACCAGGACAACCCACCTACTGTCCTTGATCATCCTGCTATTCCTGCCCCAgctgctgctcctgctcctATTCCTACTCCCGCTCCTGCTGCCCCGTCCACCACCCCTGATGCCCCAGTACATGCTAAAATGCCACCTGTTCCCCCGCCCAAACCCACCAACCGTAACAGTACGTTAGCACTGCAAG CCACAACATTACCCAGGCACGGTAAAGCTCAGACTCCTCTGTACTGGACCAGCAAGAGACGACAGAATGAACATGGTACTTTGTCCTCTCTACCCAGCTATCCCCATCACCCTCAGCCTCATCCAGGTGCCCCTGCCATTGAGGCTCTTCATGACG GAGATGCACCCCAACCCCTGGTAGTCTCAAACCCGATTTCTGCAAAGCGCTCTCCTCCCATTCCGCCAGCTAGGACAACGCCGATCAACAAACGCAACTCAGGGGACATCTCATCCAATCAGGGTGAGCCTCCTGCCAGAAGTTCTTCCCCTAACCCTCCTCCCTCCCAGTCAGAGGATAGCAAACACCCCAGCTATACAGCTACAGTGGTGTCTCCTCCACCTTCCCATATCCCTCCATCTCCACCTGGCATCAACGTTGATCCTCCGAGCCCTACCACTGAGCCGCCGAGCCAGCCTCCATCCATACCTCTGCACATCCTGATCCAGCGTGCACTTACCAGCCCTGGACCAGTCCACCCCAGCCCAGAAGGCAACCAGAGAGCTCACTCTCTGCTGTTTGAGACACCACCTGAGATTGTAGTCGAGACGAGCGGACGACGTTCTCTTCCTGTCACCATCGAGCCACTCAGACT GCCTGAGGATGATGATTTCGACATGGAGGAAGAACTACAAAAGCTGCACCCTCCTCCACCCCAGACCTTCCCACCGGAGCTGGAGGCCGGGAGCAGGCGGGGGTTAGTGGGAGACACCATGGTCATCTTCGAGGACTCGGACAGTGAGCGAGAGGACGACAACGACTCAGACGGGCCCATTCTCTACAGAGACGACGAAGAGGATGACGACGACGAAGATGTGCCCATGA CCGGTCTGGCAGGCAAAGTGAAACGGAAGGACACTCTGGCTCTAAAGCTGGAGAAACAGCAGGAAAAGGAGGAGAAGCAGGGGCAAGAGGACAGCACCTGGAAGAGCCGGGAGCAATGGGAGGCGATGCGTAACAAGATTGGCTCCACCCTCACACG GCGTTTGAGTCAGAGACCAACGCAACAAGAACTTGAGCAAAGAAACATTCTGCTAG CCAAGAATGAGGCAGACAGACGAGCTGAGCGAAGCGAGATCAAACGCAGACTTACAAGAAAG TTGTCTCAAAGGCCCACAGTAGCAGAGCTCCAGGCCAGAAAGATTCTCCGTTTCCACGAGTATGTGGAGTGCACACATGCTGAAGACTACGACCGGCGTGCAGATAAACCCTGGACTAAACTCACACCCGCTGACAAG GCTGCCATCAGAAAGGAGCTGAATGAGTTTAAGAGTTCAGAGATGGAGGTCCATGAGGACAGCAGGATATACACCAG GTTTCATCGGCCTTAG